The following proteins are encoded in a genomic region of [Eubacterium] hominis:
- a CDS encoding PTS transporter subunit EIIC — protein sequence MNYEEIAKQILDNVGGNHNIVSIISCFTRVRIEVRNKELVNEDAISHLEGVKGASFFNMTYQIVFGGKCNDVYDALMKIADIKEEKNYENQTNKKFSWQMIIDYITGTIQPIIPVLIGCGLIQGIIAMLSYLNVDATTYGYQIVSAAGTAGYYFLPILLGFSSAKKLGVNPYIGAVLGGVLVYPSVLTLASSGESYASFYGIPVKLVAYSSTLTPIMLTMPVVYWIEKIAKKISPTVLKSVLVPAITILVALPIMLSVTGPLAQIISELLGKGITYIYSNFAIFGGLIIGATCPFFVLTGIHQATAIPIVLNELATVGYSVVFPILGFGNASVAGAALGVALKTKNKNLRGEGLSSAVIGAVGITEPALYGVLLPTKKPFIAVGIMSGICGALSLVFMVKAYGLGLCGLGGIPLFLGDTFVMWCVLMLVAYFGSAAITYFLEFKDIPEE from the coding sequence ATGAACTATGAAGAAATTGCAAAACAGATTTTAGACAACGTTGGCGGTAACCATAATATTGTCAGCATCATCAGTTGCTTTACACGAGTTAGAATTGAAGTCAGAAATAAAGAATTGGTAAATGAGGATGCTATCAGTCATTTAGAAGGTGTAAAAGGTGCCTCTTTCTTCAACATGACCTATCAAATTGTATTTGGTGGAAAATGTAATGATGTCTACGATGCACTAATGAAGATTGCGGATATCAAAGAAGAAAAGAATTATGAGAATCAAACAAATAAGAAGTTTTCATGGCAAATGATTATTGATTATATCACAGGTACCATTCAGCCAATTATCCCGGTATTGATTGGTTGTGGATTAATTCAAGGTATTATCGCGATGTTATCTTATTTAAATGTAGATGCGACAACCTATGGATATCAGATTGTAAGTGCTGCTGGAACTGCGGGCTACTATTTCTTGCCAATCTTATTAGGATTCAGCTCAGCGAAAAAATTAGGTGTGAATCCATACATTGGGGCTGTATTAGGCGGTGTATTGGTTTATCCTTCTGTATTAACATTGGCTTCTTCTGGTGAAAGTTATGCATCTTTTTATGGTATTCCAGTGAAACTTGTTGCTTATTCATCAACATTAACACCTATTATGTTAACTATGCCAGTGGTATATTGGATTGAAAAAATCGCAAAGAAAATATCACCAACGGTTTTGAAATCCGTTTTAGTTCCTGCGATTACAATCCTTGTTGCATTGCCAATTATGTTATCCGTGACAGGACCACTGGCACAGATCATTTCAGAATTATTAGGTAAAGGTATTACATATATCTATTCTAATTTTGCAATCTTCGGTGGGCTCATTATTGGGGCAACTTGTCCATTCTTTGTATTAACAGGAATTCACCAGGCGACTGCAATCCCTATTGTATTAAATGAGCTGGCAACTGTTGGATATTCTGTTGTCTTTCCGATTCTTGGATTTGGAAATGCTTCTGTTGCCGGAGCAGCGCTAGGTGTTGCTTTAAAAACTAAAAATAAAAACTTAAGAGGTGAAGGTTTAAGTTCTGCAGTAATAGGTGCTGTTGGTATTACAGAACCAGCATTATATGGTGTCTTATTACCAACAAAGAAACCGTTTATCGCTGTTGGTATTATGTCAGGAATATGTGGGGCTTTATCCCTTGTATTCATGGTAAAAGCCTATGGCTTGGGACTATGTGGATTAGGTGGTATACCTTTATTCTTAGGTGATACATTTGTTATGTGGTGTGTCTTAATGTTAGTCGCATATTTTGGTTCTGCCGCTATTACTTATTTCTTGGAATTTAAGGATATCCCTGAAGAATAG
- a CDS encoding FAD-dependent oxidoreductase — MKYPHLFEPLKVNQMIIKNRIISAPLGSLTDKSISGIGMIIRGTSGCVPDGRSRMAPGPYCFEDMIQSTKVREQVSIIRQRGAKAEFELCHVGQYAKVAPGDYAIGPVGFIREDGTEVKAMDETMMNEVADAFAKGAMDAKEYDFDMVMLHFGHGWLPTQFLSPHFNKRTDAYGGSFENRIKFPKMIVERVRKAVGPDYPLDMRISLNEYIEDGTDTQEIIRFIQHIEDKIDMVHVSCGLERELSAMTKMTTSPYFPHMVNTKYSKIVKEAVHIPVAVVGAIMTPEEAEGIIANKEADAIVVGRQIIADPFWTKKVWEDKTEDIVPCLRCLNCYNMYAREKDKHYGMKSITCCSVNPRYLHEDRVPVKLSKAEHKKKVYVIGGGPAGCKAALTAYERGHDVIIMEKEDHLGGQLYCSEFDESKQDLKRYKDYLIRQIEKSDIEVRYHCDATKCKEELKHADSIIVAVGAQPVVPHIKGIDQPHVMNALYAYEHQTEIKEHVVIVGGGSVGTELAKLLAKQKKKVTIVEYQKQLCSNLNEHVRMGLLQQLSMSGDIDILLESECKEIHSNMIIVETKDGIKTIYADTVIISVGMKSRRDIANEFYGIVQDTNIIGDANRPATVAEATHDGYYVSASL, encoded by the coding sequence ATGAAATATCCACATTTATTTGAACCGTTAAAGGTAAATCAAATGATCATAAAAAACCGAATCATATCTGCACCGCTTGGCAGTCTTACTGATAAATCTATCAGTGGAATTGGTATGATTATCAGAGGAACAAGTGGTTGTGTACCAGATGGTAGATCACGTATGGCTCCAGGGCCTTATTGTTTTGAAGATATGATACAAAGCACAAAAGTTAGAGAACAGGTATCCATTATACGTCAACGTGGCGCCAAAGCAGAATTTGAATTATGCCATGTTGGTCAATATGCGAAAGTAGCACCTGGGGATTATGCAATTGGCCCTGTAGGATTTATTAGAGAAGATGGTACAGAAGTAAAAGCCATGGATGAAACAATGATGAATGAGGTCGCAGATGCTTTTGCGAAGGGCGCAATGGATGCGAAAGAATATGATTTTGATATGGTAATGCTGCATTTTGGACATGGATGGTTGCCTACACAATTTTTATCTCCACATTTTAATAAACGAACAGATGCCTATGGAGGAAGCTTTGAAAACAGAATTAAATTTCCAAAAATGATTGTGGAACGTGTTAGAAAAGCGGTAGGACCAGATTATCCTTTAGATATGCGTATCAGCTTAAACGAATATATTGAAGATGGAACTGATACACAAGAGATTATAAGATTTATTCAACATATTGAAGATAAGATTGACATGGTACATGTATCATGTGGATTGGAAAGAGAATTATCCGCAATGACGAAGATGACAACATCTCCTTATTTTCCACATATGGTAAATACAAAGTATTCAAAGATTGTGAAAGAAGCTGTACATATTCCTGTCGCAGTGGTTGGTGCTATCATGACACCAGAAGAAGCAGAAGGAATCATCGCAAATAAAGAAGCCGATGCAATAGTTGTTGGCAGACAAATCATTGCGGATCCTTTCTGGACAAAGAAAGTATGGGAAGATAAAACAGAAGATATCGTGCCATGTTTACGATGTTTAAACTGTTATAATATGTACGCAAGAGAAAAAGATAAACATTATGGTATGAAAAGTATTACCTGTTGTTCTGTAAATCCACGTTATCTTCATGAGGATCGAGTACCTGTGAAACTTTCAAAGGCAGAGCATAAGAAAAAAGTATATGTAATCGGTGGAGGGCCAGCAGGATGTAAAGCAGCGTTGACAGCTTATGAGCGTGGACATGATGTTATTATAATGGAAAAGGAAGATCATCTTGGGGGCCAATTATACTGTAGTGAATTTGATGAATCGAAACAGGATCTAAAACGTTATAAAGATTATCTGATTAGACAGATTGAAAAATCAGATATTGAAGTACGTTATCATTGTGACGCTACAAAATGTAAAGAAGAATTAAAACATGCTGATTCTATAATCGTGGCTGTAGGGGCACAACCAGTAGTACCACATATCAAAGGGATTGATCAACCTCATGTTATGAATGCTTTATATGCTTATGAACATCAAACTGAAATAAAAGAACATGTTGTGATTGTTGGAGGTGGTTCTGTAGGGACTGAACTTGCGAAACTATTGGCAAAGCAAAAGAAGAAGGTCACCATTGTGGAATATCAAAAGCAATTATGTTCTAACTTAAATGAACATGTGCGAATGGGGTTGCTTCAGCAGCTATCCATGAGTGGAGATATAGATATTTTATTAGAAAGTGAATGTAAAGAAATTCATTCAAATATGATTATTGTAGAAACAAAAGATGGAATAAAAACAATCTATGCAGATACTGTAATTATATCTGTTGGCATGAAATCTCGTCGTGATATCGCTAATGAATTTTATGGTATTGTACAAGATACTAATATCATAGGAGATGCAAATCGACCAGCAACAGTAGCAGAAGCTACTCATGATGGTTATTATGTAAGTGCTAGTTTATAA
- a CDS encoding Fic family protein, which yields MNINDINLDEEKQYNKIDEEKIKYDKKTRQLYWDIAIGLNNVDNLKPSQYFKELIKENVEGNKSNYEIELAIKAYYKEKEARQQVLESELECDMVSLRIKELLEDESFVFSPVTLKLIHKYLFQDVYDFAGKFRTYNITKEEVILNNDTVNYANHMMIENALDYDFKEEKKFDYANKTLKEQLERITEFTSSIWQIHAFDKGNTRTTAVFIEKYLRSKGYLVTNEIFKEHSLYFRNALVRANYSNYAKKVYATNEYLIRFFENLLMNKQHVLHNRDLIVKELFEE from the coding sequence ATGAATATAAATGACATTAATCTTGATGAAGAAAAACAGTATAATAAAATAGATGAAGAAAAGATAAAATATGACAAAAAAACCAGACAGCTATATTGGGATATCGCTATTGGTTTAAATAATGTTGATAATTTAAAACCGTCACAATATTTCAAAGAACTAATTAAAGAAAATGTAGAAGGAAATAAAAGTAATTATGAAATTGAATTAGCAATTAAAGCCTACTATAAGGAAAAGGAAGCTAGACAACAAGTTTTAGAAAGTGAATTAGAATGTGATATGGTTTCACTTAGAATTAAGGAGTTATTAGAGGATGAAAGCTTTGTATTTTCACCAGTCACGTTAAAATTGATCCATAAGTATCTATTTCAAGATGTATATGATTTTGCGGGTAAATTTAGAACATATAATATTACAAAGGAAGAAGTTATTTTAAACAATGATACTGTAAATTATGCAAATCATATGATGATTGAAAATGCATTAGATTATGATTTTAAGGAAGAAAAGAAATTTGATTATGCGAATAAAACACTAAAAGAACAATTAGAAAGAATTACAGAATTTACTTCATCTATTTGGCAAATACATGCATTTGATAAAGGAAATACAAGAACAACAGCAGTATTTATAGAAAAATATCTTAGATCAAAGGGTTATCTAGTGACAAATGAAATATTTAAAGAACATTCTTTGTATTTTAGAAATGCATTAGTGAGAGCAAATTATTCAAATTATGCAAAAAAAGTTTATGCGACAAATGAATATTTAATTCGCTTCTTTGAGAATCTTTTAATGAATAAACAGCACGTTTTACATAATCGTGACTTGATTGTAAAGGAATTATTTGAGGAATAA
- a CDS encoding HAD family hydrolase, whose translation MDKKVVVCDIDNTLIVKHTTLTPRAKAVIQTLQKHGIYFGIASGRSLIEVKRMIHAWGFEDLDLLISLNGSILWDGIVKKEYQYYLMKKEWIKEVIAFMSQFDTNPMMYKGNHLLCGKLDEMVRLSTSSSKMEPVVVDSMADFYTEDNAKIMFRTSEEDTKKVEAYFKEHPNGKYRAFKTQSTLIEFSDDRVSKAYTLQKFCDLHDLSLDDVIAFGDTSNDNDMLMASGWGVCLRNGSEDTKAIADEITEKTCAEDGWADYMETHVIQPKGW comes from the coding sequence ATGGACAAGAAAGTTGTTGTTTGTGATATTGATAATACCTTAATTGTAAAACATACGACCTTGACACCACGTGCAAAAGCAGTCATTCAAACGTTACAAAAGCATGGCATTTATTTTGGCATTGCTTCTGGGCGATCATTGATTGAAGTGAAGCGAATGATCCATGCATGGGGATTTGAGGATTTAGATTTATTGATTTCTTTAAATGGATCTATTTTATGGGATGGTATTGTAAAGAAAGAATATCAGTATTATCTAATGAAAAAGGAATGGATCAAAGAAGTCATTGCATTCATGAGCCAGTTTGATACCAATCCGATGATGTATAAAGGGAATCATTTGTTATGTGGAAAACTGGATGAAATGGTACGTTTGTCCACATCTTCTTCTAAAATGGAGCCTGTGGTTGTGGATTCTATGGCAGATTTTTATACTGAAGATAATGCGAAAATCATGTTTCGTACAAGTGAAGAGGATACCAAAAAGGTGGAAGCTTATTTTAAGGAACATCCAAATGGTAAATATCGTGCATTTAAGACACAGTCTACATTAATAGAATTTTCAGATGATCGTGTATCCAAGGCTTATACGTTACAGAAGTTTTGTGATCTGCATGATTTATCTTTAGATGATGTGATTGCTTTTGGAGATACTTCTAATGATAACGATATGTTAATGGCGAGTGGATGGGGCGTCTGTTTACGTAATGGCAGTGAGGATACTAAGGCAATTGCAGATGAGATCACAGAGAAAACCTGTGCAGAAGATGGATGGGCAGATTATATGGAAACGCATGTGATTCAGCCAAAAGGATGGTAA
- a CDS encoding MATE family efflux transporter: MDQTGILEGNLTKALFRMAVPLFLLNFLNSLYNVIDTFWVGQIGELQVGAVSLVGPIMWCAQSVASGLSAAAIAIISTKLGAKQKDEANRFATALVYFAFIFAIILSVGTILFSNTILGYLDTPAEIYQDSHDYLIGISFDYLGLILLNLYMAIRQSAGDSKSGVKLNAIASILNVFLDPLFIFMFHMGIMGAAVATVLSKILVLPLAYRSIRSKDNEVYVAFRKYPFQLSDGKTILRLCIPAASGQFLESLGFVIMNKYIVFYGAVAISAYGVGGKLVNLMYIPIVSFGSILATFIGQNLGAGNIERARKCYWVTMRISVISAIALTIIGMLLINPFTRIFVPDASEELLSIAFEYNFFALLTGVFMGWYMNLNSVFNGSGHTNTTFILSMLRLWGFRIPMIILFHKFTELGITGIWLAMLLSNILECIVGQWIYQQNRWVKTTLVQKELQGSSVTA; this comes from the coding sequence ATGGATCAAACAGGGATTTTAGAGGGAAATCTGACAAAGGCACTGTTTCGTATGGCGGTTCCTTTATTTTTACTTAATTTTTTAAACTCATTATATAACGTAATTGATACGTTCTGGGTAGGTCAGATTGGTGAACTACAGGTCGGGGCTGTATCACTTGTTGGACCAATTATGTGGTGTGCACAAAGTGTGGCATCTGGATTAAGTGCGGCAGCGATTGCAATCATATCTACCAAACTAGGCGCAAAACAAAAAGATGAAGCTAACCGTTTTGCGACAGCCCTGGTATACTTTGCGTTTATATTTGCGATTATATTAAGCGTTGGCACAATCTTATTTTCAAATACAATATTAGGATATCTGGATACACCAGCCGAAATATATCAGGATTCTCATGATTATCTGATTGGAATATCATTTGATTATCTGGGATTGATCTTATTAAATCTATATATGGCAATTCGTCAAAGTGCCGGGGATAGTAAAAGCGGTGTAAAATTAAATGCGATTGCGTCAATATTAAATGTATTCTTAGATCCATTATTTATCTTTATGTTCCATATGGGCATCATGGGGGCAGCAGTAGCGACAGTATTATCAAAGATTCTTGTACTACCACTTGCTTATCGATCTATTCGCTCAAAAGACAATGAAGTTTATGTGGCGTTTCGTAAATATCCTTTTCAGTTATCTGATGGGAAAACAATTCTACGTCTATGTATACCAGCAGCGAGTGGTCAGTTCTTAGAAAGTTTAGGCTTTGTGATTATGAATAAATATATCGTGTTCTATGGAGCAGTGGCGATATCTGCGTATGGTGTTGGTGGTAAACTTGTGAATTTGATGTATATACCGATTGTATCCTTCGGTTCCATACTTGCGACATTTATTGGTCAGAATTTAGGTGCCGGTAATATCGAAAGGGCAAGAAAATGTTATTGGGTGACCATGCGTATATCCGTGATCAGTGCCATTGCGTTAACGATTATCGGCATGCTGTTGATCAATCCATTTACCCGTATATTTGTTCCAGATGCCAGTGAAGAGTTACTGTCTATTGCATTTGAGTACAATTTCTTCGCATTACTGACAGGTGTTTTTATGGGCTGGTATATGAATTTAAACAGTGTTTTCAATGGATCCGGGCATACCAATACTACCTTTATTCTTTCAATGTTGCGGCTATGGGGCTTTCGTATTCCTATGATTATCCTGTTTCATAAGTTCACGGAATTGGGTATCACCGGTATATGGCTTGCGATGCTGTTAAGTAATATTTTAGAATGTATTGTAGGGCAATGGATCTATCAACAAAATCGATGGGTTAAAACAACGCTTGTACAAAAGGAGCTGCAGGGAAGCAGTGTGACTGCATAA
- the thiW gene encoding energy coupling factor transporter S component ThiW, with amino-acid sequence MNKQNQIFRSVFFAMMVAVGVVISPILRVEGMCPMAHLINITMAVLMGPWYSLGCAVAIGIIRMACMGIPPLALTGAVFGAALSGILYRASNGKIWAAVLGEIIGTGIIGAIVSYPVMAYLWGKNGLTWMFYVPSFLMGTIIGGSIAFAFLLKLQHNGMLAKMQRKLGGKTYEYTRGVVAGQSEAALDA; translated from the coding sequence ATGAACAAACAAAATCAAATTTTTCGTAGCGTATTTTTTGCGATGATGGTAGCGGTAGGTGTGGTAATATCACCCATTCTTCGAGTAGAAGGAATGTGTCCGATGGCTCACTTGATCAATATCACAATGGCAGTATTGATGGGACCATGGTATTCTTTGGGGTGTGCTGTAGCTATCGGTATTATTCGTATGGCATGTATGGGAATTCCACCACTTGCATTAACAGGAGCTGTCTTTGGCGCAGCATTATCTGGCATACTATATCGAGCAAGCAATGGAAAAATCTGGGCCGCTGTGCTTGGAGAAATTATCGGTACAGGGATTATTGGTGCTATCGTATCCTATCCTGTTATGGCATATCTATGGGGTAAAAATGGATTAACATGGATGTTCTATGTGCCAAGTTTCCTGATGGGAACCATCATTGGAGGAAGTATTGCTTTCGCATTCCTGTTGAAACTGCAGCATAATGGCATGCTTGCGAAAATGCAGAGAAAGCTTGGAGGTAAGACTTATGAATATACAAGAGGAGTTGTGGCAGGACAAAGCGAAGCTGCACTTGACGCATAA
- the thiM gene encoding hydroxyethylthiazole kinase: MQEELWQDKAKLHLTHNLIHCITNPISMNDCANAVLVLGGKPIMAQHPDEVAQITKTAKALALNLGNFDDIRNEAMIVSIKTANENHIPVVLDLVGVGCSDLRYNYAKSMMDAYHIDVIKGNLSEIRAMAGKPAHALGIDVGDSDIERVEDSAIWIQEFAKQIGCCILCSGAVDIISDGIHTYKVENGCELLTLCTGTGCMLNVITATFLSCMEPIKACMLACSFFGVVAEKCLKVTTMPGSFHYKLFDWLYALEKEEYLKYAKISEVVL; encoded by the coding sequence ATACAAGAGGAGTTGTGGCAGGACAAAGCGAAGCTGCACTTGACGCATAATCTGATTCATTGTATCACTAATCCCATATCTATGAATGATTGTGCTAATGCAGTTCTTGTGTTAGGTGGAAAACCAATTATGGCACAACACCCGGATGAAGTAGCACAAATCACCAAAACCGCGAAAGCACTTGCCTTAAATCTGGGAAACTTTGATGATATCCGAAATGAAGCAATGATAGTATCCATAAAAACTGCTAACGAAAACCACATACCAGTTGTTTTAGATTTGGTAGGTGTTGGCTGTAGCGACTTGCGTTATAATTATGCAAAATCAATGATGGATGCTTACCATATCGATGTAATCAAAGGAAATCTTTCAGAGATTCGTGCAATGGCAGGAAAACCTGCACATGCACTTGGCATTGATGTTGGAGATTCTGATATCGAACGTGTAGAAGACAGTGCCATCTGGATTCAGGAGTTTGCGAAACAAATAGGCTGTTGTATCTTATGCAGTGGAGCTGTAGATATCATCAGCGATGGGATACATACCTATAAAGTAGAAAACGGCTGTGAATTATTGACTTTATGTACTGGCACAGGCTGTATGTTAAATGTAATCACTGCGACTTTTTTATCCTGTATGGAGCCTATAAAAGCTTGTATGCTGGCATGTAGCTTTTTTGGCGTTGTCGCTGAAAAGTGTTTGAAAGTAACAACGATGCCGGGAAGTTTCCATTATAAATTATTTGATTGGCTGTATGCATTAGAAAAAGAAGAGTATTTAAAATATGCAAAAATAAGTGAGGTAGTGCTATGA
- the thiE gene encoding thiamine phosphate synthase — MSKLDLTLYLVTDSTNMTEDEFLSKVEAACRGGVTLIQLREKNRTTKEYIDLANKVKAISDRYDLPLLIDDRLDVAMAVDAAGVHVGADDMPVALARKLLGPDKIVGATAKTVEAAMIAQADGADYLGVGAIYPTTTKVKTVLTKVETLQDICEHVSIPVGAIGGLNKDNCDILKGTDIDGLCVVSAIMKQDDCETAARELKAKIQSILK; from the coding sequence ATGAGCAAATTAGATTTAACATTATATCTGGTCACAGATTCTACAAATATGACAGAAGATGAGTTTTTATCAAAAGTAGAAGCTGCATGTAGAGGTGGTGTCACACTTATCCAATTACGTGAAAAGAATCGGACAACGAAGGAATATATAGATTTAGCAAATAAAGTAAAAGCGATTAGTGATCGTTATGATTTACCTTTACTGATTGATGATCGATTAGATGTTGCGATGGCAGTGGATGCCGCAGGAGTTCATGTAGGCGCAGATGATATGCCAGTGGCACTCGCAAGAAAACTATTGGGACCAGATAAGATCGTTGGTGCGACCGCAAAAACTGTAGAAGCTGCCATGATAGCGCAAGCAGATGGCGCAGACTACCTGGGTGTTGGCGCAATTTATCCTACAACTACAAAAGTAAAAACAGTTCTTACAAAGGTAGAAACTTTACAAGACATTTGTGAACATGTATCCATTCCCGTTGGCGCAATTGGAGGATTAAATAAAGATAACTGCGATATTTTAAAAGGCACAGATATTGATGGACTCTGTGTTGTATCAGCGATTATGAAACAAGATGATTGTGAAACAGCCGCAAGAGAACTGAAAGCAAAAATTCAAAGTATTTTAAAGTAA
- a CDS encoding class I SAM-dependent rRNA methyltransferase, with translation MKRKYPVVIISEEGASWLEKGQMWMYKNNLESIDEDAENGTLVDIISEKGKYLGTGFLSRNSHITVRILSKNPDEVFDRDFFKKRIKFAYDFRKTLEKENITNCRLIFGEADELPGLTVDRYNDILVAQISTYGMEQIKDMLYEILLEVLSEDGQDVKGIYERNDVKIRTKEGLPLEKGYWRNADLPTQTIINENGLRIHVDVENGQKTGYFLDQKSNRVLLRNMAEGKKVLDCFTHTGGFALNAAYGNALHVDAVDVSQTALDQAYENAKLNHLEERMSFIKADVFDFLETCEPGKYDIIILDPPAFTKSRRTIDHAYQGYKKINKQAMKLLGRGGYLITCSCSRFMETANFEKMLRESAKETGVTLKQVSVTQQNHDHPILWTMEETSYLKFYIFQII, from the coding sequence ATGAAAAGAAAATATCCTGTGGTCATCATATCAGAAGAAGGCGCATCATGGCTTGAAAAAGGTCAGATGTGGATGTATAAAAATAATCTGGAATCCATTGATGAGGATGCAGAAAATGGAACACTTGTGGATATCATCAGCGAAAAAGGAAAATACTTAGGCACTGGTTTTCTATCCAGAAACAGTCATATCACAGTGCGTATTTTATCAAAAAATCCTGATGAAGTATTTGATCGTGATTTCTTTAAAAAACGTATCAAATTCGCCTATGATTTCCGTAAGACATTAGAAAAAGAAAACATTACAAACTGTCGCTTGATCTTTGGAGAAGCTGATGAACTTCCAGGATTAACAGTAGATCGTTATAATGATATTCTGGTCGCGCAAATCAGTACTTATGGTATGGAACAAATCAAAGATATGTTATATGAAATCCTACTAGAAGTATTAAGCGAAGATGGTCAGGATGTCAAAGGCATTTATGAGCGAAATGATGTAAAAATTCGTACAAAAGAAGGCTTGCCATTGGAAAAAGGGTATTGGCGAAATGCTGATTTACCAACACAGACAATTATCAATGAAAATGGTCTACGTATTCATGTTGACGTTGAAAATGGACAGAAAACCGGCTATTTCTTAGATCAGAAAAGCAATCGTGTGTTATTAAGAAATATGGCTGAAGGCAAAAAGGTCTTAGATTGTTTTACACATACAGGTGGCTTTGCGTTAAATGCAGCCTATGGAAATGCACTACATGTAGATGCCGTTGATGTATCGCAAACAGCTCTTGATCAGGCTTATGAAAATGCCAAACTGAATCATTTGGAAGAACGTATGTCTTTTATCAAAGCAGATGTATTTGATTTTTTGGAAACATGTGAACCAGGGAAATATGATATTATCATTCTAGATCCACCTGCTTTCACAAAATCTCGTAGAACCATTGATCATGCTTATCAAGGTTATAAAAAAATCAATAAACAAGCAATGAAGCTATTAGGCAGAGGCGGTTATCTGATTACCTGCAGTTGTTCACGCTTTATGGAAACAGCAAACTTTGAAAAAATGTTAAGAGAGTCTGCGAAAGAAACAGGTGTTACTTTGAAACAGGTATCTGTGACACAACAAAATCATGATCATCCAATCCTTTGGACGATGGAAGAAACATCTTATTTAAAATTTTATATCTTTCAGATTATATAA
- a CDS encoding helix-turn-helix transcriptional regulator, whose amino-acid sequence MKINEIIKTKRIEKGLTQEQVANSLGVSTPAVNKWEKAVSYPDITLLPALARLLDTDLNTLLCFKEELCDQEIGEFVNELANFARKHTLDECFTLAQKKLQEYPNSDKLKLNITITLDGLGMFTNEKKTVAHINQIQAYYHDLKNSKDTQITQYATTRIIYYEMEQAHYEKAEQLLKELPDELQFDRQQIHATIEKQKGNLDEACKLMEQKLLRITNDLHACFSFLMNIAWQQGRINDCDMLADKFQTIAKILDLWEYTSRVLPFELAVKKKDIDTSIDYLRNIMKASITPWQIQSSVLYQHIPNKTGTTQMGQKTSKQILDDLANPEYEEYAFIQQDERFQDIIKQYKEKGIDRFLEDL is encoded by the coding sequence ATGAAAATAAATGAAATTATAAAAACAAAACGTATTGAAAAAGGATTAACACAGGAACAGGTCGCCAACTCGCTTGGAGTTTCTACTCCTGCGGTAAATAAATGGGAAAAGGCAGTTTCTTATCCTGATATTACCTTACTTCCTGCTTTAGCCAGATTATTAGATACTGATTTAAATACCTTGTTATGTTTCAAAGAAGAATTGTGTGATCAGGAAATAGGTGAGTTTGTAAATGAATTAGCTAATTTTGCACGTAAGCATACTTTAGATGAATGCTTTACACTGGCACAAAAAAAGCTTCAGGAATATCCAAACAGTGATAAACTAAAGCTGAATATCACAATCACATTAGATGGCCTTGGTATGTTTACCAATGAGAAAAAAACAGTTGCTCATATCAATCAGATACAAGCTTACTATCATGATTTAAAAAATAGTAAAGATACACAAATTACGCAGTATGCGACAACGAGAATTATCTATTATGAGATGGAACAAGCGCATTATGAGAAAGCTGAACAATTATTAAAGGAATTGCCTGATGAGTTACAATTTGATCGTCAACAGATTCATGCGACAATCGAAAAGCAGAAAGGTAATCTGGATGAAGCTTGTAAGTTGATGGAACAAAAATTGCTTCGTATAACTAATGATCTTCACGCTTGTTTTTCTTTTTTGATGAATATCGCATGGCAACAAGGTCGTATAAATGATTGTGATATGCTCGCAGATAAATTTCAAACTATCGCAAAAATTCTTGATTTATGGGAATATACCAGTCGTGTTTTACCATTTGAACTTGCGGTAAAAAAGAAAGATATAGATACATCCATTGATTATTTAAGAAATATTATGAAAGCAAGTATTACCCCTTGGCAAATACAATCCTCTGTTTTGTATCAACATATTCCAAATAAAACTGGTACAACACAAATGGGGCAGAAGACATCTAAACAAATTCTTGATGACTTGGCGAATCCTGAATATGAAGAATATGCTTTTATACAACAGGATGAACGTTTTCAGGATATCATAAAACAATACAAGGAAAAAGGAATCGATAGATTCTTAGAAGATTTATAA